TTTTGCAAATGTTAAAAAAAGGATCCAAATTATATAGCATTTTAACAGGAACTTGTCCTAAATGTCAGAAAGAGAGCATGTATTTAGATCAAAACGTGCTGCATTTGGGCAATATTTTAAAAATGAATGAAAAATGCAGTCATTGTGGTCTAAAATATCAAATTGAACCCTCCTTCTTTTATGGAGCTATGTACGTTAGTTATGGACTAAATGTAGCTACAGGAATTGCTGCCTTTATAGTTTCCTATTTAATTTTTGGCTCCTCTTTAAAAGTGGCTTTTATAGCTATAATAGCATCTATTATTATATTATTTCCATTTATATTAAGATGGTCAAGAAATATCTATATTAATATGTTTGTTTCTTACGATCCAAATTTTAAAGCTTAATACTTATTGTTTTTTAGGTTTAAACCGATTTATATTAATAACTGTATCTAAAGGTATTCCTTCTTCAATATTTTCAAATAAAGCTTTTGCCATTGCAGGTCCTAGCATTACGCCACGAGTCCCTAGTCCATTAAGAATATGCATTGAATTGTGCTCTGAATGTGTTCCTACCAAAGGTCTTCTATCTTTTACTGTAGGTCGTACACCAGCAAAGTGTTCCACAATTTCAAAATCACAGGTAATAATTTCTTTTATTCTGTCTATTAACTCCTGCTTGCCTTCTTCTGTAGGCAAATCTGTTTTGTCTTTCCAATTATAAGTGGCACCTACTTTAAACAAGTCTCCGCCTAGTGGTAAAATAAAAACACTAGTATTAATTATTACATCTAAGTTTAATTGTGGCGCTTTGATGATAAACAACTCCCCTTTTGTACCATCTAACGGCAAGTGGTTAAAGAAAGGATTTGCATGCATACCAAATCCCTCAGCAAAGATTATATTCTTAGCTTGGATATCTTTATAACTAACACCTTCATTATGGATGACTAAAGAATCATAATCAAAGGATTCGCACAAAAATAAATTATGCTCCATTAGATAAGCTCTATATTTTTCTAATAACAAAGCTGTATCAATATATCCAGTATGAAGTACTTCGCCATAATTATAAGGTGAGTGAATTCCAGAAAATTGGGTTGTAATTATATTTGGAGACAAGAAAGGAGATAAAGCTTCTTTATCCGAAGCTGTAAACCAATTATTTTGTTCTTCTATAGAAAAAAACTTTCTTAGAATTGGCTTTTTAAAATCGAATTGTATTTTAAGTTTCTTTTCAATAACAGAATAAAAGCTTTCCATCAATACTAATTGTTCCTGAGCACACCAAACTTCACTAAATCGTTTTAAAATAACAGGATTGTATAATCCCCCAGCAATTCTAGATGAATTTTGAGAATAATTATCCAGAACCAAAATTGACTTATGATGCTTTAGAGCCATTTCGGAAAATGATATTCCTGCTAATCCAGAACCAACAATTAAATAATCAATCATATTAAAAAATGAATTTTAGAATAAAATACAAAGTACGTGTATTAAAAAATAAAACTAAGTCAGCTATAAATAAAAAACTCTTGCTTTACAGCAAGAGTTCTAATATTAACTAATAAATGAAATTAGTAATTCCACATATCAGATTCGAAATCACGTATCTTTTCTTTAACTCTTTCCGATTCCAACAATTGATTTTGAGCGTTATCTTTCATGTATTCAGCAATAGATCTATCACCATATACATTTTCTTCTTTATAGATAACACTATTAAAACGCCTTGAATTTAAAATTTGATCAAAAGAAATAGGCATGGCAGAATTCACGTCGTTAAATGCTTTTGCTTCATGCAAAACCTCTCTAGCCGACGGAAAAAAGATCCAAAATA
The Flavobacterium sp. WC2421 genome window above contains:
- a CDS encoding DUF983 domain-containing protein; this encodes MLKKGSKLYSILTGTCPKCQKESMYLDQNVLHLGNILKMNEKCSHCGLKYQIEPSFFYGAMYVSYGLNVATGIAAFIVSYLIFGSSLKVAFIAIIASIIILFPFILRWSRNIYINMFVSYDPNFKA
- a CDS encoding NAD(P)/FAD-dependent oxidoreductase; translated protein: MIDYLIVGSGLAGISFSEMALKHHKSILVLDNYSQNSSRIAGGLYNPVILKRFSEVWCAQEQLVLMESFYSVIEKKLKIQFDFKKPILRKFFSIEEQNNWFTASDKEALSPFLSPNIITTQFSGIHSPYNYGEVLHTGYIDTALLLEKYRAYLMEHNLFLCESFDYDSLVIHNEGVSYKDIQAKNIIFAEGFGMHANPFFNHLPLDGTKGELFIIKAPQLNLDVIINTSVFILPLGGDLFKVGATYNWKDKTDLPTEEGKQELIDRIKEIITCDFEIVEHFAGVRPTVKDRRPLVGTHSEHNSMHILNGLGTRGVMLGPAMAKALFENIEEGIPLDTVININRFKPKKQ